One Microtus pennsylvanicus isolate mMicPen1 chromosome 10, mMicPen1.hap1, whole genome shotgun sequence genomic window, aaaattaaatctttggGGGCTCCAACAAAATATTCCATGTTAATATTATTCAAATAGTACTTTGAACAATTTGACTAAACCCCCATGAGCTATTTTAACAGCTTCAGAAGGGATAGAGGGTAAGCTATTAGGTTTCTTTGGTTGAGAAGACTTGAAACGCTTCTTCCCCCAAGAATTCTGTGGCCCCCACATGCTAGGTAGATTATGCTAATGTGTAGTGTTTGAACTGAGGTCACTCTGTATGAATGTATCgaagtttcttttctgttacatAATAAATGTTTGCATCAGGAATGTGGAAGGGAGACAGCAAAGTAggtgccatttttattatttcataaggAAAGTGGAATGATTAATATTGATGAGCAACTTGACAGCATCTAGAGTTGCCTAGGAGATGAGCATATCTCTGAGGGAGTTTTCAGATTTGATTAAGTGAGGTAGGAAGATCTACCCTGAACATGGGCAGCACCACACCTTGGGCCAAGCTGAATGAAAGGAAAGAGCAAGACAGGCACCTGCATTCAACACGCTCTTCTCCATGACTGTGATTGTGATGAGAACATTGCCTCACACTCCTGgagccatgccttccccacaatgatggactatacccttgaactgtaagccatAATAAAAccttcctcccctaagttgctcTCTTGTCATATTAATGCATGCAATAACTAACATTTGAAGTCATCAGCGATACCATTTTAATGACTTTGAGATCCACCAGGCTGAAATTCTTATCTTGCTATCTCCTCCTCTACATtccaaaaaattagaagaatggAGGTGAATGTCAACCacaactgaaggagaaagactatTATAAAGTTCCActcttctgcctttgtctcctcaACGCATCCcacagtacatacacacacaatttcccTGTTCATATAGATCAAGAGGCCTTGGTAAAACAGATCACAAGGATGAGTTCCCACAGTTTCTGACTCAGTAGTTAGGAAGAAAGTTTGAACAATTTGCATTTTAACATGTTTTTAGTGGtgtggtgatgtgggaggtccttctggctatgtattgtttttgttagttaatgaataaagaaactgccttggcttgttgatagggcagaacttaggtaggcaaggaaaactggactgaatgctgggagaagtacggtggagaaagagaagccacagagccactggagacagacgtgctgaaactttgctggtaggccacaacctcgcgGTGATGcgcagattactagaaatgggttaaattaggatgtgagagttatccaataagaggttagagctaatgggccaagaagtatttttaattaatatagtttctgtgtgattatttcgggtctaagctagccgggctgcCTGGAACCAATAAGTGGCTCCCTCCTTGCAACAGTGTGGTGTTTCTGATATAGAAACCACATTGGGATTCCCTCTCCTGAGCATTTATTGGTTCCAACAAGCACAGCTAATTGTTATTATTGTCTATATTTATCTTGTACCATTCAATTGCAGATCTAGCCCTCTCCATTTACCCAGGTTCAATTAGGAAAATCTCTGGGTACCACCACCGTATTCACATCCTCCTTCCTAAGTCACATTGTGTACATACACGTGGACTTTGTCGGGCAATGCTGTAAAGGTCggaagacaacttgcagaagtcagttctctttttctgtgtaatTCCAAGAGTTAGACTCCAAacctcaggcttggtgacaagagtCTTTGTGGACCCAGCAATCTGTCTGATCCTTGATTCTTGCATTTCTTGTAAGGAATTGCAACTTTTGTCTCAGTCAAAGCACTTGTGTATTTTATGCTGGGATTTGGGTATCtttgtgtgcacttgtgtatgtGTTAGTGAAATAGTCTGTCCTCTCATAGCTTATGTGCAAAAGTAAAGGTCAAGATGGGGAGAGGTAGAAAACTACAAATGCACATGAATTATGaaaaatttttttgctttataaataataccattcaaaattttcaccccctcccatttccttaCCCgtgccccctccccgcccccgtaCCCCTCCAGTCCCAAGAGAGGGCAGtgtatcctgccctgtgggaagttcaaagtCCTCCAcgctccatccaggcctaggaaggtatggctccaaacagactaggattccaaaaagccagtacatgcagtagaatcaaattccagtgccattatcattggcttctcagtcagcccgcattgtcaaccacattcagagagtccagtttgatcccatgcttgttcagtcccagtccagctggccttggtgaactccccttagatcagacacactgtctcagtgggtggacaaacCTCTTGCGGTCCTggcttccttgttcatcttctcccttcttctgctcttcaactggaccttgggagctcagtccagtgctccagtgtgggtctctgtctctatatccatctatcgccggatgaagattctatggtgatattcaagataatcatcagtgtgatagtggggcaaagccagttcaggcaccctctcctctgctgcccaaggacctagctggggacatccatTATGAAGATACTATAATGGTCAATGAGATGGTTTGATGGGTAAAGCAATATACTGCCACATCTAAAGAACTAAATTCAATTTGCaaagcccacatggtagaaggagagaaccaactctctaAGTTATCCTCTGACATCTTTATACATTTGTTCCTATGcccatgcacacataaataaacacactcacactcatacacacatacacaccacaattCATTAATATAATAAAGATGGTCATATAAAGCAtttgagatatttttattttgtaaataaatacaacttttaaGGTTAGATTCTTAACTGTTTGTGGTCATTATAAAGTTTATTGCTCAGGACTGAGCCCCTTTCCACAAGACTATATGGTTTCTGAGTTGCTATATCCTAGTTCTGACTTATTTGTTGCAATCAAACATATCTCTTTGGCTCTTTGCTAATGAGATATAATATGAACCAGAATATTCTGTCTACTACTGTTCTCTTTAAGAAGGGATCTTTCTGTAGGGGATATGGTTTAGGAGGTAAGgtacttgctttgcaagcatgaggaattGAGTTCCACCTTTAAAACGCTTATAAAAGCTGAGCCTTGTGGCACAGGATAGTAATCTCAGAGCTAGGGAAGCACAAACAAGATCCCTCAAGCTCACATCTAGCCAGTCTGACCCAAtcaacaagttccaagacagtgagAGAACCTATCCCCAAAATTAAGGAGGGTGAACCCTGAGGAGCAAGAGCTAAAGCTGTCCTCACactaaaaaaaatgcaaaggaaCTCTCCTTTAACTGAAAAGGCACTAATTTCCTTTCCTGTAGAACAAATAGACCAGTAATCAAAGTCCTAATTCTGTCTTCTAATAGGCTCACTTAGTTTTAGACAGTACCACTACCCTCCACTGCAGTAGAGCCCAACATAGGAGTCCCCTATGCTGTGACCTGAGAGTAAACAGATTTGTGACTGGGTAGTTCCTGAGCCTAGACACTTACACACCCACTGGGCATTTTGTTTGGgtctcttttattatttctccAGAGATATAATCAGTGGTGTGATTATACTCTAAAGAGCCCTGAACTTGGAAGTGAAGTCCCAGCATAACTGAATATGACCACCAAAGTAGATGTACAAGGTTCAGTTGGTAAGGAACTTGACTCTCGAGAGtgtggacctgagtttggatccccagatcTCATGTAAAAAGCCATGCACATCGGCGTGAAAGCCCATACAACACAGTACTATGAGATGGGAGGTGGTGACCAGCAGATCCCTGGAAGCTTGTGAGGCAGCTTGCCTGGTGAAATTctaagccagtgagagaccttgtccctACCAAGAGTCAGAAGGTGCCTAAGGAACAGCACTCAAGGCTTCCCTGTTTTTTATACATGCACTGGGAACacccacatgcaaacacaccaGCAAGAGCACATGCTATTTGCCCACACTGTGACTGGGAATACTAAGGGTAATGTGCCATctggttttatgccaacttgacacaagctacagtcattcTGGGCAATGAAACTTCATTTGAACAATGccaccaccaggctggcctgtgtgtAAGCTTGCATGATCTTcgcttgattgatgattgatgttgAAGGACTCGGCTCACTGAGGGCAGTGTTACTCATGGGTTGGTAGTGCTAGGTGCAGGGCTGAACATCAGAaacaagccggtaagcagcactcGCCCATGGCCTCTAGGTCAGTTTCTggtttcaggttcctgccctaagttctttcctcagtgatggactcagaagctgaaagttgaagtaaACTGTTTCCTCCACACGTTGTTTGGTCACCGTGTTTATACAGAGCAATAGAGGCCCTAACTAAAACAGCTGACAAAATTAAAACCCTGCACAGACAGAAAAGTTTATAGGAAACACTATGCCTTACGTTGTTCCTGTGATCTCTTCCCCTCATTGTAACATCAAGAACTGCACTGATTCCCCAAACTTACACTgaactcccttctcctccacaAGTGAATGTTGCTTTGACAGATTTCCGTCGAAAGAAATGTTATCACTGACTGCCAGCACTGGCTTatgaacactggactgagctggtTTTTCGGGTTCATACATCAAGAAAATTGGAAGTTAATGGCTGCTGGAGTCAATGTGTCTTTTTTTGTGCAGAAGTGTAGCAACTGGTAAATTGTTTGTTCTCCAGGAAATGACCTGTACATCTGtcctcctgtaagtaaccctaacTAATTAAACTCAGCGACTCACCAAAGAGAGCCTGGAGAGTGGGCTAagagctaagagcactggttactttgacagaagactggagtttggttcTAGGCTTCTACATCAGCTGGTTCTCAGTGGCCTGTAGCATTTGCTCCAAGAGATTAACTGTTGCCTTCTTCCCTGAATGGTCtcttgtgcacagacatacacatagattttaataaaatataaaaataaaatattttgctccTTTCCTTTCTGCTGGAAACTGACTGCTCACTGTCGAAATGGGCAAGTTTATGAAACCCGGGAAAGTGGTGCTCATCCTTGCTGATCGCTATTCAGGATGCAAAGCCGTCATCATGAAGAACGTTGATGATGCCACCTCAGACCGCCCTTACAGCCATGCTCTGGTGGCTGGAATTGACCGTTATCCCCAAAAAGCAACAGCTGCCATGGGCAAGAAGAAAGTCGCCAAGAGATCTAAGATCAAGTCCTTTGTGAAGGTTTATAACTACAACCACCTGATGCCCACAAGGTACTCTGTGGACATCCCCCTGGAAAAAACTGTTGTCAACAAGGATGTCTTTAGGGACCCAGCCCTGAAACACAAAGCAAGGCGGGAAGCCAAGGTCAAATTTGAGGAACGATACAAGACAGGGAAGAACAAATGTTTTTTTCCAGAAGCTTCACTTTTAggtatatttttgtttacatcattaaaagttttaaaaaaacaaacaaaaaataaaatattttaagagactTGAAAGTAGAAGAAGgatttggaaagaagaaaggtttgaaagatgatcaaaatacaatatatgcatgtataaaatcgtcaaagaataaacttaaaactcttcaaaatcaagaaaatactgtATGTTTAACATAGTTTGCAGCTGAGCTGGTGTTTCTCTCTCACCCCTCATAACCTCAGGCCTCTGCTAGTGTTCAGCTTTCTTGCCAAGCTGTAGCACAGCCTTTGGTAATTAACATTAGTATTGCAAAAAGCTGAACAACAATAATTTGCTCCTTAAATATCTGCTATATTAACTCACTGTCACTTGGTAATTTGCATAATTACTTTATAATTACTTATAATTCACTCTAAGCATGTATTTACAAAATGAATTTGTTGGTATTACCCCTTGTTTTCTTGCATCGGTTCTTAAGTGCATTGATGTTCTTCCATCTAAAGACACATTTCTATTTGTATAAGATATTCCAACAAGTTATGGCATAAAAATAAGCATATTTCATGAAGATATTACAAAGTGAAGGCTGTAAAAGTTGTGCTTGGTCACAAAGACTCAAAGTAATGTTAAAATTGGTGGCATTCCCTTCCTGTGCTGAGTCTCTCCGTTCCTGGCTaagccttctctttctttcttagtgGGTAAGAACCTCATCTGCTTGAATATTCTCAGGATGCTTCTAGCACCTTCCATTCCCAGGCATCTAAATCTGTTCTCAGTAAAAAGTCTCAAATTTGTTAACTGTGTCTACTCATCTGGAGTTTTGTTATGTTCTCTGTATACTTGCAAGTCTCATGTGGCTTTCTCAGAAATTTATCACATTTTACCaagttgatgttttgttttgtttttaaattttcctctcCAATTCTAACACATGTAATAGCTGCATGCATCttacaataaatacaatttttttcaaaagttattGTAAAGATAAGCAGAGTAGGAGAGGGGAGCTTATTTTGTCTGGAGAATATGCAGGAAGATGACAGAAAGCAAGACAGGGTAAAGGAGACAGAGTTAACAAAGAGTAGCAGGAAAGATGTAGTATCTAAGCCATTTCATCATAGGCTGAGGAAAGGAAAGGGCTGAGTGTCCTTGTGAAAATGTGTCAGAACTCAGGTCAGGACTTACCTTACACATGGTACTTTCTGTCTCACAGAACCCAGTCACAGAAAGTCACACAGGGATCAACATAATGAACTAATATGATCAGGGCAAGGTTGCTAGTTGACCATACCTGAGCTGCTAAGTATGAAGAAAAGCAGAGCTCCAAGCATATGAGCCACAAGCAATGCTTTTGTGTGCAGTTTccatattcattttatgtatttgtttcacAATTAATAATTCTGGTGATGGCTTATTGCATTTCATGTTTTATGCATAATCTTATAGATATTATACTCATTTTCAAATCACAAGGGGTTGTCCTATACAAGAGCACACAGTTATGAAGAAGAGATGATAAGTAGACTTTTATTCTAACTTCGGCTTTGTGAGCATGATATCATGTGGCAAGTTTGTAATCCCCTggagaggtagaaacaggaggatctatGGGGTTCACCAGCCATCCTGAATCACCAAATACTAGGTCCCAGTGAGaagttctgtttaaaaaaaaattaagtagccAGCTCCCGAGGTATAATGTCCAAGGTCaacaacctctgacctccatgcccatgtatacatatatgtacctgCTCAGACATGAAGTTTCCCATGCACTTTGGCTTGTTTCTTCCAATCATATCTATATTCCTTCTCTTGCATTAATATTTTTCAAGTTCTTTCAATATAAAGTTAAGAAAGGTCAACACTCTCAAGAAGATTTCTGCATCTCTGTGAGGCCCAGCTAACAGGGCATTCTTCTTTATAATCCAGAGCTAGGCCATAGCATGACCCTCATTCTATGGAGTATGACACAGATGCTCATCAAGACATGGATTATTTTTCTGTCACAGAGTTTCTTTTCTTAGATTCTATGGACTCATTTGCTAATTCATTTTCCctgtattttacatatttaataagATCTAGGAACAtagggctggaagatggctcagaggatgaaGGACCTTGATGCCAAATTTGACAACCTATGATCAGTAGTCAGAACCTACATgatgaaagaagagaaccaactccaacaAAGGTTCCTCTGTTCTTCATACAGATGTTATGGCATTCCtctgcatacagacacacacacacacacacacacacacacacacactttaaaaagtatCTGGAAAGGTTAATAACCAAGTTCTCACTTCTCATTCCAACCTATCCAAGTCTCACAAGTCAGCATTGTGCATAAGATAACTGTTCAAAGGTTCTCTACATTCTAACTCTGTTCTTAGGGAATTCTCCTAATCCTGTACTTACCTCATTCCACTACAATTACACCTTTAAGAACTGTCTTCCTGTGAGAGAAAAAGCCCGCTAGTTCAGAGATGCTAATCCATCTATCTTTGTAGTCGTAAAGGCAAGAGCCACTTCTGGACCATGACAGACTCTCTGCATATGTGGAATGAAAGGATGAGTAAATTAACCCAGACACTTAGTCCTGGACTGGCACCTCTTTAATCATGGGGTATAATAAAGACTGTGACTATTTTAACCCTGGATATCTTAGGCTATAGGAAAAGGGAACGGGATAAATAAATGAACCatgaattttttaataataattggTAGGGTTGAATATGAAATGCCTTCCATAGACCTCTGTATTATATGCTAGGTCCCAACCTAATGATTCCATTTCAAAAGATTCTGGAAGCTTTTGGAAATGTGATCTAGCTGGAAAATATAGGTCCCAGGGGTGGGGTCCTTGAGACCATCATGTCCCTGGTTCCtttgtgtctctgcttcctgtccataTGAGGAAAACAGATCTTCTTGGCCACATACTCTGACTACCATAATGTTCTTCCTAAGCTTGGGAGACCAAACAActatggactgaacttctgaactcttcaaccaaaataaatttttagtatCTGAAGTGCTTTGTGTCAGGTATTGTCTCTCTGTGATGAGAAAGGTAACAGATACAATATGGATGTCCTTTATTGCTGGGACACTCTTTTCTGGTGACTTACTCCACATCTGGAAGTTTACTTAGTAAAGAGAAGCCCATCACATGGTGGTCCTCATGGCTATAGCCTCATTACACATATGAAAAACTAAGAGGAGAGAAATTATATACACTTGGTCAGGCTTTTTGAaagatgaaatttttttctgtggtgGCTGATATATTTTTGACCAACACGGAAAGTGATTGAGTAACCCTTACTCTTATTACAACCCACTCGGACTCCTGAACAGAGAGCAACACTATTAGGAAAGATGCTCATCAAAGACCAAGGTAGGGACTTTCCCCTGCAGACGACAGTGACTGGGGCCAGGCTGTCTCAATGGAGATGATGAATGTTCATAGTAACCACATGTCAGATGTCTGAGAGGCAAAACAAAGGGGATTCACTGCTGGGCCTGGAAATGGTAAACTCAGGAGGAAGACTGAAATCTAAGCTCACTGGCTGGTCATCGAGCAGAACCAGAAATTGGTAGGTCTGTTTCCACCcatgagaagagaaagggggacactAACTTAGAATAAACCCAGAGTTCAGTTTCAAACATTTGACCTGACAAATGCTCAAAGGAATGTCCTTAGTGGAGAGATATATAATAATTAGGGACGCATAAGAGTCTAGTTTGAAAGCATATTAAGAGAACATGGTGTTTTAAATCCTAAAGCTAGGTACAGTTTTCTAGTTAGCagaggagatggaaaagagatTCCAGGCTGAGGATTGGGCTCTGGAACCACAAACAGGTGAAGCCTGACATGAATCCAGAATGAAAAGGTAGGAGTTAGAGAGGGGAAActccaggatgctgaggcagggagaGTTTCAGCAGGAAGTacagtcataaaataaaatgggagaagTTATTTTGGAAAGAAATGTGACGGGTTAGATCTTTTTTGCTTAGCCTCTACTAAATGAACTGAAAGTGGCAGATGGAATGTACTCTAGAATTAAGATTTATATTtcaacactcatacacacccaaacacacacacatactttctttaaaatgttaaaatcacaaaatgtttatttaaaaataaataaataaaacctgtgcTGAGGAGGTCACTCAGTATTAAAGTAACAACACAATGTGGGGATCTGAGTTTAGACTTCTGATGAGGGCACAGTAGCATGAATCAGAAATCCTAGAAAGACCGGAGGCTGTGACAGGCAGGTTGTTAGAAACTTGTGGGCCAGCTAACCTGGCATATGCAGCAGCAAATGACaatgagactctttctcaaacaaGGGAAGAAGATGAGGACTGCACACACTCTGTGGCATGTGTATATTCAAATTCACACATACAACCATGCTCCACAGTCACACAGTACACaaacataccaccaccaccaccaccacccacaaaattaaatcttaagagaaatcaaaaagcaagaaaagtaaGAAGAAACATGAATGTTTTTGGtcctaaggatttttttttcatagaagtTAAACCTGAACCTTTGTTTTGTTCATAAGGAGCAAAGTTATAGCTCTACCAATGAAATAGCGCCTCATAGAACCCTTCCAACTGCCATGAAGCTGGGATTTCAAAGTCCTCAACATCAGTAGAAATATGATTCAGAAGTAAAGTCTCCAACATTATCCACTTCTCTTTTATGTGGCCCAGAGAATGATATAAGATGGCAGGCTTTCTGTTTTGAATGAGTAGTTTACTAAGCTTATAGCAAGCCcaagtaaaataaatagcaaattatgaatagatagaaagataatagatagatagatgacagataaaagataatgatagataaatgatagatatatacatacatgcatacgtgcatacatacatacatacgtaatAGTAGAACATCATGATATGGGTCCTAAAATTATCCACCAAAAAATTGTTTGTGGAAGCCTCATTAAGAGAGTCAGTTCAAAGTCTTGATAGACAAAGTGTGGAGTGGGACAGGGGAGAGCAGGCCCTAAGGTGAGGCTTCTAAGCAATAGAATAAATAGCAATGAATAGAGATGACATGCTTGCATACCCATGTGTAAACACAACCTGCAtgcacatgaacatatacatacatatacataacacacacacatgcatgcatgcaaggcacacatattcacagacacacatcaaaaataaaaccctatgttaaagctttatttttcagaatgggaaagaaagagcCAGGAAAAGGCAACCTAAAGAAACAGCTGTGTCCTTCTCTGGCATGGTCCAGAACTGAAGGGCTCTTCCTTCATACCTTACCACACATTTCAAAGTTGGCCCCAGGATCAACAAAATTTAAACCAAATCATCTTTAATCAAATCAATGCAACCAAACAatttattcttacatttttaGTGTTTGCTTATCATATTTATCAACAAACACCATTGGTTCCTGGTAAACTCAGTCCCAAGCATGCGCCCTTAGAGCATCTCCTGTCAATGAAGACGTCCAGTCCCACAGGAGAGAGCCAGAGGAGAACATACTTGACTTTCAAGCAATCTTTCCTTCTCCTCAATCCACCCCCATAAAATGCCTCAAAATTTCCTGCCAAAATTACCTTAATCATGCCTGCAGAACCTCTACTTCCTACACTTAAGACAATAACTGAGCTCCCCACTTCTCCAATTATTTTTGGAAACTAAACGTTGAGCAACTAGAGCCGAGCAGTAGATCTTTGAGCCTCAGACGGAGAAATGAGTCGAGCATTTTCTTAACCTTTAAAACACGTCAAGATCGTAAATCAAAATACACCAAATTGCCTTCAGGAGAAAAGAGCAATTCTTTAGTACAAATGCCTTGGCAATTCTgtaggtaagaggtcattttcttcaaaaacattCAGAATGGTATGGTTCCTTAAATGtgtgtacaataaaaaaaaatcctcccatTCATATTGAGAAGCTGACAATTCAAGGTCTAAgaaaagcaagataaaaatggAACCAGGAAAAGGTTATTTGAGAAATACCCAACAAGAGTTGCCTGAACTCTTGAACaaaatactactaataataaaaGTAGCCATGTAGCATTTAAAAACTTTTCCTTGAACTTAAAGtgattagattttgtttttttcaactaCAGAGAGTTCAGGCAACTGTCACCTCACTTCCTCTGAAACTTGTGGAGACTGACTATGAACATAATCCAGGATCCCCTTGATTTTGCCCAAATAAATCCTATTCCTACAATGTCTTCTGAATCACAGAAGGTTGGCTGATCAGTTTTCTTGTGAACTCCCCATAACTTAGAATCTCCAGGGAAGAGGGAACCACAGTTGAAAAATTGCTTCAATCAGATTGATCTAAGAATATGTCTGTGTGGCATTATCTTGATATGGGagagtccagcccattgtgggtggtaccatacTTAGGAAGGTAGATCTTGGTTGTATAAGGGATGTGGTTTAGAGCCAGCCCTGTCAGTGGAGGTGTGAATGAGCTAGCCCAGAAGTAGAGGTCTCCGGAGACCTAGTACCACCCTTATCTGCCATATGGCGGGATGGGATGGGCAGAGGAGAGATGCCCTACCCACCACCCCTGCCCATCAATGCCCGGAACAGATGGAGGAGCTGACACTGGGATCATGAGAGCGtgagggtgatgtgggagtgtcatatat contains:
- the LOC142859210 gene encoding large ribosomal subunit protein eL27-like, with product MGKFMKPGKVVLILADRYSGCKAVIMKNVDDATSDRPYSHALVAGIDRYPQKATAAMGKKKVAKRSKIKSFVKVYNYNHLMPTRYSVDIPLEKTVVNKDVFRDPALKHKARREAKVKFEERYKTGKNKCFFPEASLLGGLSLALTSCSAWENDPYTLPGQQSGADPDGEGVEKPTLRV